The genomic segment GTTGCGGGACAATAAAGCATCAACGGACATTTGCAGAATGATAGTCCTTGTTATATTGTTCAAATCTTCTCTGAATAGTTTGTTGGAAAGATGGTCTATTTCAAAGCAATTCGAAAGCCTTCCGTATGGGAGGCTTTTTGAATTGGTCAGGGCGTGGTCAAAGAATAAAAGGCCTTAGGAAACACATGAGAAATGTAACGAAATATTGCTTGTGGTTTTCTCATTAAATGTTATGAGTCTTATTAAGAAAATTTTTCTTTGTTTTTATAGAAAAGGAAGTGTGGCTGTCTGGCTAATACTTCTCCTTAATGATATTATAAACATAAGGATATTTTATAATAATACTAGGATTTTTCAGAGAGCAAGCAAAGCCTTTGGGAGAGGCCGTTGATGATTTTCAACGTTTATTGCCCTGTACAAAGCAATTGCGCGGTTTTAGGCGCTTGAGCCTTGATGCAGTTTGAACCCTCGAATTTAGTTCATTGTAACGAGTTGAACCAGTGTTTTTATTATCATGAACTTCGTGAGGGACGGGCATTTCTTAGAGTACACTATTTATTTATAAGGATCGAGGAAGGGAGATACATCATCATGGAACAACACCTTCTTGTTTTTAAAGAGGTGGCAGAAACCAAAAATATAACCTTATCAGCTAAGAAACTTCACATGAGTCAACCCAGTATTAGCTTGCAGATTCAGAATCTCGAAAATCAGTATGGCGCTCGTTTTTTTGATCGCACAAATAAAGGGGTAACTCTTACCAAAGAAGGTAAAATTTTCTATGCTCATGTTCGGAGTGTCCTGGATATACTTACGAATGCCAAAGAACAGATAAACGCTCTTGCCAAGGATCAGAGAGGACTTATCTATCTTGGAGCCACTTTAACGATTGGGGAGTATATTCTACCAAATATTCTTGCATTCTTGTTCAAGACGCATCCTGACGTGGACTTCAAGGTGAAAATCGCAAATACAGAATCGATTTCTCAAGATGTTTTAGAGAAAAAAATGCATATTGGCCTGATCGAGGGTCCGGTGCCAGTGCATAAGGATCTTAATGTAGAAAATTTCTGGGAAGATGAGTTAGTAGTCGTGCTTCCGTATTTTCACCCCTGGGCGTCCAGGAATAGCATCACCTTAGCTGAACTTCCAAACGAACGTCTGGTGACACGAGAAGATGGCTCAGGGACTCGTAGAGTAATGGAGATGGCCTTAAAAGAGAGAGGGCTTGAACCTGATCAGTTAAATATCACGATGGAATTGGGAAGTACTCAGGCCATCAAACAACTGGTTTCGGCTGGACTTGGAATTACGATTATTTCCTCACTGACTGTTAGTAGGGAAGACGATCAGAAAATATTCAAATGCTTAAAGATTCAAGATGCTCCTATTTATCGGCCCCTCAGTATTCTTACTAATGCCCGAACCACCCAGACTAAAGATGAACGTCTCTTGATCAATCTCCTCCATGATCATAGGTTACTATCGGATGTTTTAAGTAAGGACTATAATGAACTAGAAGATCTCGAATAAGCTATTATTTACTCATAGTCTGTAGTGAGTAGTAGGGAAGGACGAGAACAAAAAATGAAAACAGACTGCCGGATTGGACTCGTTCAGATGGAATCCATTGTTGGAGAGACTGAACGTAATTTTCAAAGAATTATTCACTTGGCTGAGCTTGCTCATAAGCAAAAGATCTCCCTGCTGTGCTTTCCGGAATGTGCCTTAGACGGCTATTCACCGCCGGATGCATCGGAAATGGGAGACACACTTGAAAGTCCTTGGATTTCACGATTAAGGGAGTGTTCGCAAGACTTAGGGATCACTCTTTTAGTGGGTCTAGTAGAGCAAGGTAAAGTTGCCAAAAAACC from the Desulfosporosinus sp. Sb-LF genome contains:
- a CDS encoding LysR family transcriptional regulator — encoded protein: MEQHLLVFKEVAETKNITLSAKKLHMSQPSISLQIQNLENQYGARFFDRTNKGVTLTKEGKIFYAHVRSVLDILTNAKEQINALAKDQRGLIYLGATLTIGEYILPNILAFLFKTHPDVDFKVKIANTESISQDVLEKKMHIGLIEGPVPVHKDLNVENFWEDELVVVLPYFHPWASRNSITLAELPNERLVTREDGSGTRRVMEMALKERGLEPDQLNITMELGSTQAIKQLVSAGLGITIISSLTVSREDDQKIFKCLKIQDAPIYRPLSILTNARTTQTKDERLLINLLHDHRLLSDVLSKDYNELEDLE